A stretch of the Oxyura jamaicensis isolate SHBP4307 breed ruddy duck chromosome 4, BPBGC_Ojam_1.0, whole genome shotgun sequence genome encodes the following:
- the SPON2 gene encoding spondin-2 isoform X1, producing MVFANLESLKITIIVGPKGPSSGINSKTPTVFSCRPTQLPAKAGALPLPVLQRKYLGMENLMFVYCSSKIIWTLLVTILGYASSLPVRDDSICAAEELAKYSIIFTGKWSQTAFPKQYPLYRPPAQWSSMLGVTHSSDYSMWKKNEYASNGVRDFAEKGEAWVLMKEIEEAGEKIQSVHGIFSAPAISSGTGQTSTELEVHSRHPLVSFVVRIVPSPDWFVGIDSLNLCEGDHWMEEVSVDLFPYDAGTDSGFTFSSPNFATIPQDTVTEITCSSPSHPANSFYYPKLKILPPIAQVTMVKLKRNQLGLPIPHLNQQAKSNEILDSISETPLDCEVSQWSSWGLCRGPCRKPGTKIRTRFVLLHPANNGTPCPNLDEETGCEPDNCV from the exons ATGGTTTTTGCAAACCTGGAAAGTCTAAAGATTACAATAATTGTTGGACCAAAGGGACCCTCTTCAGGCATAAATAGCAAGACTCCTACTGTCTTCTCTTGCAGACCAACTCAGCTGCCAGCAAAAGCAGGTGCTCTCCCCCTTCCAGTGCTCCAGAGGAAATATTTA GGAATGGAAAACTTGATGTTTGTCTACTGCTCCAGCAAAATTATCTGGACATTGCTTGTAACAATTCTAGGTTatgccagcagcctgcctgtgcGTGATGATTCTATTTGTGCAGCAGAGGAACTTGCAAAGTACAGCATAATCTTCACAGGGAAATGGAGCCAGACTGCTTTCCCTAAGCAGTATCCACTATATAGGCCCCCAGCACAGTGGTCATCAATGCTAG GTGTTACTCATAGTTCTGACtacagcatgtggaaaaaaaatgaatatgccAGCAATGGTGTACGTGATTTTGCTGAAAAGGGTGAAGCATGGGtattaatgaaagaaatagaagaagcTGGAGAGAAAATTCAGAGTGTACATGGAATCTTTTCTGCTCCTGCCATTTCCAGTGGTACAGGACAAACTTCCACTGAATTAGAAGTGCATTCAAGACATCCCTTA gTTTCATTCGTTGTACGAATTGTGCCAAGCCCCGACTGGTTTGTGGGTATTGACAGCCTAAATCTCTGTGAAGGAGACCACTGGATGGAAGAAGTATCAGTAGATCTATTTCCATATGACGCTGGAACAGACAGTGGTTTCACATTTTCCTCCCCAAACTTTGCCACTATTCCACAGGATACAGTTACAGAG ATCACTTGTTCCTCCCCAAGTCACCcagcaaattcattttattatccCAAACTCAAAATTTTGCCACCTATTGCTCAAGTAACAATGGTGAAATTAAAGAGAAACCAGCTGGGTCTTCCTATACCTCATCTTAATCAGCAAGctaaaagtaatgaaatattaGACTCCATCTCAG AAACACCACTGGACTGTGAGGTTTCTCAATGGTCTTCCTGGGGTCTCTGTAGAGGTCCTTGCAGAAAACCAGGGACCAAGATCAGAACTCGTTTTGTACTTCTTCACCCTGCCAATAATGGAACTCCTTGTCCAAATCTGGATGAAGAAACAGGATGTGAACCAGATAATTgtgtctga
- the SPON2 gene encoding spondin-2 isoform X2, whose translation MELVVSRQPCKEMRPTQLPAKAGALPLPVLQRKYLGMENLMFVYCSSKIIWTLLVTILGYASSLPVRDDSICAAEELAKYSIIFTGKWSQTAFPKQYPLYRPPAQWSSMLGVTHSSDYSMWKKNEYASNGVRDFAEKGEAWVLMKEIEEAGEKIQSVHGIFSAPAISSGTGQTSTELEVHSRHPLVSFVVRIVPSPDWFVGIDSLNLCEGDHWMEEVSVDLFPYDAGTDSGFTFSSPNFATIPQDTVTEITCSSPSHPANSFYYPKLKILPPIAQVTMVKLKRNQLGLPIPHLNQQAKSNEILDSISETPLDCEVSQWSSWGLCRGPCRKPGTKIRTRFVLLHPANNGTPCPNLDEETGCEPDNCV comes from the exons ACCAACTCAGCTGCCAGCAAAAGCAGGTGCTCTCCCCCTTCCAGTGCTCCAGAGGAAATATTTA GGAATGGAAAACTTGATGTTTGTCTACTGCTCCAGCAAAATTATCTGGACATTGCTTGTAACAATTCTAGGTTatgccagcagcctgcctgtgcGTGATGATTCTATTTGTGCAGCAGAGGAACTTGCAAAGTACAGCATAATCTTCACAGGGAAATGGAGCCAGACTGCTTTCCCTAAGCAGTATCCACTATATAGGCCCCCAGCACAGTGGTCATCAATGCTAG GTGTTACTCATAGTTCTGACtacagcatgtggaaaaaaaatgaatatgccAGCAATGGTGTACGTGATTTTGCTGAAAAGGGTGAAGCATGGGtattaatgaaagaaatagaagaagcTGGAGAGAAAATTCAGAGTGTACATGGAATCTTTTCTGCTCCTGCCATTTCCAGTGGTACAGGACAAACTTCCACTGAATTAGAAGTGCATTCAAGACATCCCTTA gTTTCATTCGTTGTACGAATTGTGCCAAGCCCCGACTGGTTTGTGGGTATTGACAGCCTAAATCTCTGTGAAGGAGACCACTGGATGGAAGAAGTATCAGTAGATCTATTTCCATATGACGCTGGAACAGACAGTGGTTTCACATTTTCCTCCCCAAACTTTGCCACTATTCCACAGGATACAGTTACAGAG ATCACTTGTTCCTCCCCAAGTCACCcagcaaattcattttattatccCAAACTCAAAATTTTGCCACCTATTGCTCAAGTAACAATGGTGAAATTAAAGAGAAACCAGCTGGGTCTTCCTATACCTCATCTTAATCAGCAAGctaaaagtaatgaaatattaGACTCCATCTCAG AAACACCACTGGACTGTGAGGTTTCTCAATGGTCTTCCTGGGGTCTCTGTAGAGGTCCTTGCAGAAAACCAGGGACCAAGATCAGAACTCGTTTTGTACTTCTTCACCCTGCCAATAATGGAACTCCTTGTCCAAATCTGGATGAAGAAACAGGATGTGAACCAGATAATTgtgtctga
- the SPON2 gene encoding spondin-2 isoform X3 encodes MENLMFVYCSSKIIWTLLVTILGYASSLPVRDDSICAAEELAKYSIIFTGKWSQTAFPKQYPLYRPPAQWSSMLGVTHSSDYSMWKKNEYASNGVRDFAEKGEAWVLMKEIEEAGEKIQSVHGIFSAPAISSGTGQTSTELEVHSRHPLVSFVVRIVPSPDWFVGIDSLNLCEGDHWMEEVSVDLFPYDAGTDSGFTFSSPNFATIPQDTVTEITCSSPSHPANSFYYPKLKILPPIAQVTMVKLKRNQLGLPIPHLNQQAKSNEILDSISETPLDCEVSQWSSWGLCRGPCRKPGTKIRTRFVLLHPANNGTPCPNLDEETGCEPDNCV; translated from the exons ATGGAAAACTTGATGTTTGTCTACTGCTCCAGCAAAATTATCTGGACATTGCTTGTAACAATTCTAGGTTatgccagcagcctgcctgtgcGTGATGATTCTATTTGTGCAGCAGAGGAACTTGCAAAGTACAGCATAATCTTCACAGGGAAATGGAGCCAGACTGCTTTCCCTAAGCAGTATCCACTATATAGGCCCCCAGCACAGTGGTCATCAATGCTAG GTGTTACTCATAGTTCTGACtacagcatgtggaaaaaaaatgaatatgccAGCAATGGTGTACGTGATTTTGCTGAAAAGGGTGAAGCATGGGtattaatgaaagaaatagaagaagcTGGAGAGAAAATTCAGAGTGTACATGGAATCTTTTCTGCTCCTGCCATTTCCAGTGGTACAGGACAAACTTCCACTGAATTAGAAGTGCATTCAAGACATCCCTTA gTTTCATTCGTTGTACGAATTGTGCCAAGCCCCGACTGGTTTGTGGGTATTGACAGCCTAAATCTCTGTGAAGGAGACCACTGGATGGAAGAAGTATCAGTAGATCTATTTCCATATGACGCTGGAACAGACAGTGGTTTCACATTTTCCTCCCCAAACTTTGCCACTATTCCACAGGATACAGTTACAGAG ATCACTTGTTCCTCCCCAAGTCACCcagcaaattcattttattatccCAAACTCAAAATTTTGCCACCTATTGCTCAAGTAACAATGGTGAAATTAAAGAGAAACCAGCTGGGTCTTCCTATACCTCATCTTAATCAGCAAGctaaaagtaatgaaatattaGACTCCATCTCAG AAACACCACTGGACTGTGAGGTTTCTCAATGGTCTTCCTGGGGTCTCTGTAGAGGTCCTTGCAGAAAACCAGGGACCAAGATCAGAACTCGTTTTGTACTTCTTCACCCTGCCAATAATGGAACTCCTTGTCCAAATCTGGATGAAGAAACAGGATGTGAACCAGATAATTgtgtctga